A genome region from Gopherus flavomarginatus isolate rGopFla2 chromosome 9, rGopFla2.mat.asm, whole genome shotgun sequence includes the following:
- the NR2F2 gene encoding COUP transcription factor 2 isoform X1 — protein sequence MAMVVGAWRDPQDDVPGAQGTQPAQAPPVQGPPAGAPHTPQTPGQGGPPSTPAQTNQPSQQSQGGDKQQQQQHIECVVCGDKSSGKHYGQFTCEGCKSFFKRSVRRNLSYTCRANRNCPIDQHHRNQCQYCRLKKCLKVGMRREVSSLFTAAVQRGRMPPTQPTHGQFALTNGDPLNCHSYLSGYISLLLRAEPYPTSRFGSQCMQPNNIMGIENICELAARMLFSAVEWARNIPFFPDLQITDQVALLRLTWSELFVLNAAQCSMPLHVAPLLAAAGLHASPMSADRVVAFMDHIRIFQEQVEKLKALHVDSAEYSCLKAIVLFTSDACGLSDVAHVESLQEKSQCALEEYVRSQYPNQPTRFGKLLLRLPSLRTVSSSVIEQLFFVRLVGKTPIETLIRDMLLSGSSFNWPYMSIQ from the exons ATGGCAATGGTAGTTGGTGCGTGGCGAGATCCCCAGGACGATGTACCCGGAGCTCAGGGAACTCAGCCTGCTCAAGCCCCTCCAGTGCAAGGACCACCAGCTGGGGCCCCTCACACACCACAAACCCCAGGACAAGGAGGGCCCCCCAGCACTCCAGCCCAGACCAACCAGCCAAGCCAGCAGAGCCAAGGAGgagacaagcagcagcagcagcagcacattgaATGTGTGGTTTGTGGGGACAAGTCTAGTGGCAAACATTATGGCCAATTTACTTGCGAGGGTTGCAAGAGTTTCTTCAAGCGGAGTGTCAGGAGGAACCTGAGCTATACTTGTCGTGCCAACAGGAACTGTCCCATTGACCAGCACCACCGCAATCAGTGTCAGTACTGCCGGCTCAAAAAATGCCTCAAAGTTGGCATGAGACGGGAAG TTTCTTCTTTATTTACTGCAGCCGTCCAGAGGGGCAGAATGCCACCCACACAGCCAACTCATGGTCAGTTCGCCTTGACAAATGGGGACCCTCTCAACTGCCATTCCTACCTATCCGGATATATCTCCCTTCTCCTGCGAGCAGAACCTTACCCAACCTCCCGCTTTGGCAGTCAATGCATGCAACCCAACAACATCATGGGCATCGAGAACATTTGTGAACTGGCAGCCAGGATGCTCTTCAGTGCTGTGGAGTGGGCCAGGAATATCCCCTTCTTCCCAGACCTCCAGATCACAGACCAGGTGGCCCTcctcaggctgacctggagcgaGTTATTTGTGCTCAACGCTGCCCAGTGCTCCATGCCCCTCCACGTAGCCCCTCTCCTGGCCGCTGCTGGCCTCCACGCTTCGCCGATGTCTGCTGACCGAGTGGTCGCCTTTATGGACCACATACGAATCTTCCAAGAGCAAGTAGAAAAACTGAAAGCGTTGCATGTCGACTCTGCAGAATATAGCTGTTTAAAGGCCATAGTCCTCTTCACCTCAG ATGCCTGTGGTCTCTCTGATGTAGCCCATGTTGAAAGTTTACAGGAGAAGTCACAGTGTGCTTTGGAAGAATATGTTAGGAGCCAGTATCCCAACCAACCAACGCGATTCGGGAAGCTATTACTACGTCTTCCCTCACTGCGCACTGTCTCATCTTCTGTCATAGAGCAATTGTTTTTCGTCCGTTTGGTAGGTAAAACCCCCATAGAAACCCTAATCAGGGATATGTTACTGTCTGGCAGCAGTTTTAACTGGCCTTATATGTCCATTCAATAA
- the NR2F2 gene encoding COUP transcription factor 2 isoform X2 has translation MAMVVGAWRDPQDDVPGAQGTQPAQAPPVQGPPAGAPHTPQTPGQGGPPSTPAQTNQPSQQSQGGDKQQQQQHIECVVCGDKSSGKHYGQFTCEGCKSFFKRSVRRNLSYTCRANRNCPIDQHHRNQCQYCRLKKCLKVGMRREAVQRGRMPPTQPTHGQFALTNGDPLNCHSYLSGYISLLLRAEPYPTSRFGSQCMQPNNIMGIENICELAARMLFSAVEWARNIPFFPDLQITDQVALLRLTWSELFVLNAAQCSMPLHVAPLLAAAGLHASPMSADRVVAFMDHIRIFQEQVEKLKALHVDSAEYSCLKAIVLFTSDACGLSDVAHVESLQEKSQCALEEYVRSQYPNQPTRFGKLLLRLPSLRTVSSSVIEQLFFVRLVGKTPIETLIRDMLLSGSSFNWPYMSIQ, from the exons ATGGCAATGGTAGTTGGTGCGTGGCGAGATCCCCAGGACGATGTACCCGGAGCTCAGGGAACTCAGCCTGCTCAAGCCCCTCCAGTGCAAGGACCACCAGCTGGGGCCCCTCACACACCACAAACCCCAGGACAAGGAGGGCCCCCCAGCACTCCAGCCCAGACCAACCAGCCAAGCCAGCAGAGCCAAGGAGgagacaagcagcagcagcagcagcacattgaATGTGTGGTTTGTGGGGACAAGTCTAGTGGCAAACATTATGGCCAATTTACTTGCGAGGGTTGCAAGAGTTTCTTCAAGCGGAGTGTCAGGAGGAACCTGAGCTATACTTGTCGTGCCAACAGGAACTGTCCCATTGACCAGCACCACCGCAATCAGTGTCAGTACTGCCGGCTCAAAAAATGCCTCAAAGTTGGCATGAGACGGGAAG CCGTCCAGAGGGGCAGAATGCCACCCACACAGCCAACTCATGGTCAGTTCGCCTTGACAAATGGGGACCCTCTCAACTGCCATTCCTACCTATCCGGATATATCTCCCTTCTCCTGCGAGCAGAACCTTACCCAACCTCCCGCTTTGGCAGTCAATGCATGCAACCCAACAACATCATGGGCATCGAGAACATTTGTGAACTGGCAGCCAGGATGCTCTTCAGTGCTGTGGAGTGGGCCAGGAATATCCCCTTCTTCCCAGACCTCCAGATCACAGACCAGGTGGCCCTcctcaggctgacctggagcgaGTTATTTGTGCTCAACGCTGCCCAGTGCTCCATGCCCCTCCACGTAGCCCCTCTCCTGGCCGCTGCTGGCCTCCACGCTTCGCCGATGTCTGCTGACCGAGTGGTCGCCTTTATGGACCACATACGAATCTTCCAAGAGCAAGTAGAAAAACTGAAAGCGTTGCATGTCGACTCTGCAGAATATAGCTGTTTAAAGGCCATAGTCCTCTTCACCTCAG ATGCCTGTGGTCTCTCTGATGTAGCCCATGTTGAAAGTTTACAGGAGAAGTCACAGTGTGCTTTGGAAGAATATGTTAGGAGCCAGTATCCCAACCAACCAACGCGATTCGGGAAGCTATTACTACGTCTTCCCTCACTGCGCACTGTCTCATCTTCTGTCATAGAGCAATTGTTTTTCGTCCGTTTGGTAGGTAAAACCCCCATAGAAACCCTAATCAGGGATATGTTACTGTCTGGCAGCAGTTTTAACTGGCCTTATATGTCCATTCAATAA
- the NR2F2 gene encoding COUP transcription factor 2 isoform X3, which yields MQAIWDLEQGKYGFAVQRGRMPPTQPTHGQFALTNGDPLNCHSYLSGYISLLLRAEPYPTSRFGSQCMQPNNIMGIENICELAARMLFSAVEWARNIPFFPDLQITDQVALLRLTWSELFVLNAAQCSMPLHVAPLLAAAGLHASPMSADRVVAFMDHIRIFQEQVEKLKALHVDSAEYSCLKAIVLFTSDACGLSDVAHVESLQEKSQCALEEYVRSQYPNQPTRFGKLLLRLPSLRTVSSSVIEQLFFVRLVGKTPIETLIRDMLLSGSSFNWPYMSIQ from the exons ATGCAAGCGATTTGGGACCTTGAACAAGGCAAATATGGTTTTG CCGTCCAGAGGGGCAGAATGCCACCCACACAGCCAACTCATGGTCAGTTCGCCTTGACAAATGGGGACCCTCTCAACTGCCATTCCTACCTATCCGGATATATCTCCCTTCTCCTGCGAGCAGAACCTTACCCAACCTCCCGCTTTGGCAGTCAATGCATGCAACCCAACAACATCATGGGCATCGAGAACATTTGTGAACTGGCAGCCAGGATGCTCTTCAGTGCTGTGGAGTGGGCCAGGAATATCCCCTTCTTCCCAGACCTCCAGATCACAGACCAGGTGGCCCTcctcaggctgacctggagcgaGTTATTTGTGCTCAACGCTGCCCAGTGCTCCATGCCCCTCCACGTAGCCCCTCTCCTGGCCGCTGCTGGCCTCCACGCTTCGCCGATGTCTGCTGACCGAGTGGTCGCCTTTATGGACCACATACGAATCTTCCAAGAGCAAGTAGAAAAACTGAAAGCGTTGCATGTCGACTCTGCAGAATATAGCTGTTTAAAGGCCATAGTCCTCTTCACCTCAG ATGCCTGTGGTCTCTCTGATGTAGCCCATGTTGAAAGTTTACAGGAGAAGTCACAGTGTGCTTTGGAAGAATATGTTAGGAGCCAGTATCCCAACCAACCAACGCGATTCGGGAAGCTATTACTACGTCTTCCCTCACTGCGCACTGTCTCATCTTCTGTCATAGAGCAATTGTTTTTCGTCCGTTTGGTAGGTAAAACCCCCATAGAAACCCTAATCAGGGATATGTTACTGTCTGGCAGCAGTTTTAACTGGCCTTATATGTCCATTCAATAA